In Chitinophaga varians, the following are encoded in one genomic region:
- a CDS encoding glycoside hydrolase family 2 TIM barrel-domain containing protein yields MYYSPRAQEKDHRILRRYAAWCLLLLTLTTATTAQSRLSPRLELDFNSNWAFCQQDVSNAAAADFNDASWEAVTIPHVMGITAKHNGGGRVYQGVGWYRRYFTIPADWAGRRLYLSFEGVQTDCEIYLNGEKLDEHHGGYMRFGTDISGKVRPGQSNVLAVRVSNTDNPQTPPGKKMSTLDFNYYGGIYRKVSLVITNQLYIPDETEAGKIAGGGIFTMSSNVSAKAADLLVNTQVMNSGQPSVATTLVSKLTDKSGRVVASSRQTVFLNGRKDTTFRQQLHITAPQLWHPDHPYLYQLESEVYNGKLLVDKRVTPTGIRTISFKADGFYINGEKLYLRGANRHQVYPYIGDAAPASLQYRDAWQLKKGGFNAVRAAHYPASPDFLHACDELGLLVIECQPGWQYYSEDSIFKARTFRDIREMIRRDRNHPSVFLWETSLNESPTPSTWMQEAVRIAHEEMPGDQMFTADDYNKRSRDHYDVFYKVVNPDMTDPAPGKPSLTREWGDTWVADAAQENGLRASRQYTARGMINQCILRQQALNGETSEEHGGYWDHARLDANPRIGGYFVWSYNDYTRGSDPVTAFSGVTDMDRYEKFSYYQLQSMQSARNKSYGPMVFIASYNNLPGTDSTIIVFSNCDTVLLYRNNQLVGRKTRSGNAATAPFIAAKNGSPLYAFALGRYEPGTLHAEGWLDGKRVCSHAVTTPQTAHHLEITIPGPAAPLIADGSDMIPVYIKVCDKNGTLVANTQAGQSYSVRLHVTGDGHLVGGNIPDAAIAVQQTEGGIGYALVQSSDMPGEITITAESEGLERAVKTIRTQARTTKTVPDAPHAKWVNDYQRRHADITAKAGQVNTLREIPLNNVKIAINGQVSPPGSGALTDKNNVTGWTTTGNTFPLVITLHLEKPCSLTGSQVFWGKDSDWYNYRIETSSDGNTWTVASPDKLSSGQDYKAVLFNSPGVQYVRYVITGIKPESSRVAVKEILLFGTQD; encoded by the coding sequence ATGTATTATTCTCCACGAGCGCAGGAGAAGGACCACCGTATATTACGGCGATACGCCGCATGGTGCCTGCTGCTGCTGACATTAACCACCGCCACCACCGCGCAATCCCGCCTGTCACCCAGACTGGAACTGGATTTCAACAGTAACTGGGCATTCTGTCAACAGGACGTCAGCAACGCTGCTGCGGCAGACTTCAACGATGCGTCATGGGAAGCGGTGACTATTCCCCACGTGATGGGCATCACCGCTAAACATAACGGAGGAGGCAGGGTATACCAGGGCGTAGGCTGGTACCGCCGCTACTTCACCATACCGGCTGACTGGGCCGGCCGCCGGCTTTACCTCTCCTTTGAAGGCGTACAGACAGACTGCGAAATATACCTGAATGGCGAAAAACTGGATGAACACCACGGAGGATATATGCGTTTCGGCACAGACATCTCCGGCAAAGTTCGTCCCGGCCAGTCAAACGTGCTGGCCGTAAGGGTTTCCAATACCGACAACCCGCAAACGCCGCCCGGCAAAAAAATGTCAACGCTGGACTTTAACTACTACGGTGGTATCTACAGAAAAGTGTCGCTGGTCATCACCAACCAGCTTTACATTCCCGATGAAACAGAAGCCGGCAAAATAGCGGGAGGCGGTATATTTACCATGAGCAGCAACGTATCTGCAAAGGCCGCCGACCTGCTGGTCAATACGCAGGTCATGAACAGCGGACAGCCATCAGTTGCCACCACCCTGGTAAGCAAACTGACAGACAAAAGCGGGCGGGTTGTAGCGTCCTCCAGGCAGACGGTCTTTCTCAACGGCAGAAAGGACACCACTTTCCGGCAACAACTTCATATCACCGCCCCACAACTATGGCATCCGGACCATCCCTATCTCTACCAGCTGGAATCGGAGGTCTACAACGGTAAATTGCTTGTCGACAAACGGGTAACGCCAACGGGTATCCGCACAATTTCCTTTAAAGCAGATGGCTTTTACATTAACGGGGAAAAACTCTACCTGCGAGGCGCCAACCGCCACCAGGTTTATCCTTACATCGGCGATGCAGCGCCGGCCTCCCTGCAATACCGCGATGCATGGCAGCTCAAAAAAGGCGGTTTCAACGCAGTACGGGCGGCCCACTACCCGGCGTCACCTGATTTCCTGCACGCCTGCGATGAATTGGGCCTGCTGGTCATCGAATGCCAGCCCGGCTGGCAATATTACAGCGAAGACAGCATCTTCAAAGCACGCACCTTCCGCGATATCAGGGAAATGATACGCCGCGACAGGAACCACCCTTCGGTATTTCTCTGGGAAACTTCCCTGAACGAATCCCCTACTCCTTCCACCTGGATGCAGGAAGCAGTGCGGATAGCTCATGAAGAGATGCCGGGGGACCAAATGTTCACCGCAGATGATTACAATAAACGCAGCCGCGATCATTACGATGTTTTCTACAAAGTGGTCAACCCCGACATGACAGACCCGGCGCCAGGCAAACCGTCCCTCACCCGGGAATGGGGAGATACCTGGGTGGCAGATGCGGCACAGGAAAACGGCCTGCGTGCTTCCCGTCAATACACGGCCCGGGGAATGATCAATCAGTGTATTTTGCGTCAGCAGGCCCTTAACGGGGAAACCAGCGAAGAACACGGCGGATACTGGGACCATGCCCGGCTGGATGCCAATCCCCGCATCGGCGGATATTTCGTGTGGAGCTACAATGACTATACCCGTGGCAGTGATCCCGTAACAGCATTCAGCGGCGTGACTGATATGGACCGTTATGAAAAATTCAGCTACTACCAGCTGCAATCCATGCAGTCGGCCCGCAATAAATCATACGGTCCCATGGTATTCATCGCCAGCTACAATAACCTGCCAGGCACCGATTCCACCATCATTGTTTTTTCGAACTGTGATACCGTGCTGTTGTACCGCAACAACCAGCTCGTGGGCCGTAAAACCCGCTCCGGCAACGCTGCTACAGCGCCCTTCATTGCTGCCAAAAACGGCAGTCCCCTATATGCGTTCGCGTTAGGCCGCTATGAACCGGGCACGCTCCATGCCGAAGGCTGGCTCGACGGCAAACGGGTATGCAGCCACGCTGTCACCACCCCTCAAACGGCCCACCACCTGGAAATAACAATACCGGGACCGGCTGCGCCACTCATTGCTGATGGCTCTGATATGATTCCGGTATACATCAAAGTATGTGATAAAAACGGAACCCTGGTCGCTAACACACAGGCAGGACAATCGTACAGTGTCCGGCTGCACGTTACCGGCGACGGTCACCTTGTTGGCGGCAACATCCCGGATGCAGCCATCGCGGTGCAACAGACGGAAGGCGGAATAGGATATGCCCTTGTCCAAAGCAGCGATATGCCCGGTGAAATCACGATCACCGCGGAAAGCGAAGGACTGGAACGCGCTGTTAAAACCATCCGCACACAAGCCCGTACAACAAAAACTGTCCCCGATGCTCCGCATGCCAAATGGGTGAATGACTATCAGCGGAGACATGCTGACATAACAGCCAAAGCAGGACAAGTCAATACACTCCGGGAAATTCCTTTAAACAACGTAAAAATTGCGATCAACGGCCAGGTGAGCCCTCCAGGCTCCGGGGCGCTGACAGACAAAAACAACGTCACCGGCTGGACAACCACCGGCAATACTTTCCCGTTAGTCATCACACTTCATTTGGAAAAGCCCTGTTCTTTAACCGGAAGCCAGGTCTTCTGGGGGAAAGACAGCGATTGGTACAACTACAGGATAGAAACATCGTCTGACGGGAATACGTGGACCGTCGCCAGCCCGGATAAACTGTCCAGCGGACAGGATTACAAAGCGGTGCTGTTTAACAGTCCCGGCGTACAATACGTGCGGTACGTGATTACCGGCATCAAGCCGGAAAGCAGCCGCGTGGCAGTGAAAGAAATTTTGTTGTTTGGCACGCAGGACTGA
- a CDS encoding OmpA family protein, whose product MIRHTRRMIIPLLLLSAANVYGQEQKSVLQLAEAAYARQEYAVAGALYNRIARQKGDRMKVEQLMKMARSFQEIGYYRQATDIYKEITSRPDRPAAAYFAYGEALRQLEQYDEAKAQYALFTTGNADSLQLKEMALKGCDSAVVWTAKGAPVQLKPLKELNTPGSEVVSGVVQKGLLLMSNGYRTMALSSGSQAKPPKDKRTEEPYYKAYVYQQYAGDNSNAYLEELVPGLLGKFDYNIGPVCLNNTEDTLYATINIQGKEVPYTGKGVVNGVRHLQLYQSVKKDGKWEPLVLLPGINLEGYSSSHAVLNSTGDVLYFVSDRPGGLGQTDIWYSEKQADGSWGAPVNCGSQVNTVASETFPTVNEEGILYFSSRGHAGMGGYDIYRIRGAKAAWEAPQNMKLPFNSGADDIGLILKRNGYEGYLASSRTGGLGRDDIYYFSDAHYFSRVDNGQNENSNPNPNVNPNIHPNPGQPSAPGNGSPSGSDGGRPVPVVKHHTPEEEDDKKKLEELKFLYDYNSTALLTESRRILDQVAAVLKRYPEWKVVITSFADNRGSDQYNTDLSALRCYAVIDYLANKGIDPKRLYYSNKGEKDPVNGCKDGVPCKEEDYKQNRRSELRIKW is encoded by the coding sequence ATGATACGACATACCAGAAGAATGATCATCCCGCTGCTGTTGTTGTCTGCCGCCAACGTCTATGGCCAGGAGCAGAAAAGTGTGTTGCAGTTGGCGGAAGCAGCTTATGCCAGACAGGAGTATGCCGTGGCCGGCGCGCTCTATAATAGGATCGCCCGCCAGAAAGGAGACAGGATGAAGGTAGAGCAACTGATGAAAATGGCCCGTAGCTTCCAGGAGATCGGTTATTATAGACAGGCGACGGACATATACAAAGAGATCACCAGTCGCCCTGACCGCCCCGCCGCCGCTTATTTCGCCTACGGTGAAGCGCTGCGGCAGCTGGAGCAGTACGACGAGGCCAAGGCGCAATATGCGCTGTTCACCACCGGCAATGCCGATAGCCTTCAGCTGAAGGAAATGGCGCTGAAAGGTTGCGACAGCGCGGTGGTATGGACCGCCAAAGGCGCGCCTGTGCAACTGAAGCCGCTGAAAGAACTGAACACCCCCGGCTCGGAAGTGGTGAGCGGCGTAGTACAGAAAGGACTGCTGCTGATGTCGAACGGCTACCGCACCATGGCGCTGAGCAGCGGCTCACAGGCCAAACCGCCCAAGGACAAGCGGACGGAGGAACCTTATTACAAGGCGTATGTTTATCAGCAATATGCCGGTGATAACTCCAACGCCTATCTGGAAGAACTGGTGCCGGGACTGCTGGGTAAATTTGATTATAACATCGGGCCGGTATGCCTGAATAATACAGAAGATACGCTGTACGCCACAATCAACATACAGGGCAAAGAAGTTCCCTATACCGGTAAAGGCGTTGTCAACGGCGTACGTCATCTGCAACTTTACCAGTCTGTAAAAAAGGATGGTAAATGGGAACCGCTGGTGCTGCTGCCTGGCATCAATCTGGAAGGATATTCTTCCAGTCACGCCGTGCTCAATTCCACCGGCGACGTCCTGTACTTTGTGTCTGACCGTCCGGGCGGACTGGGGCAGACAGATATCTGGTACTCAGAGAAACAGGCCGATGGCTCCTGGGGCGCGCCTGTCAACTGTGGCAGCCAGGTCAACACCGTGGCGTCAGAGACTTTCCCCACCGTCAACGAAGAAGGTATTCTCTACTTCTCCAGCAGGGGACATGCCGGTATGGGTGGTTATGACATCTACCGGATAAGAGGCGCCAAGGCCGCCTGGGAAGCACCGCAGAACATGAAGCTGCCGTTCAACTCCGGCGCAGATGATATCGGGCTGATACTGAAACGCAACGGCTATGAGGGTTACCTGGCTTCCAGCAGAACAGGCGGCCTCGGAAGGGACGATATTTATTACTTCTCCGATGCGCATTACTTCAGCAGGGTTGACAATGGCCAGAACGAAAATTCAAACCCAAATCCAAATGTTAATCCGAACATACATCCAAACCCCGGTCAGCCGTCAGCCCCGGGCAACGGTTCGCCGTCAGGTTCCGATGGCGGAAGACCTGTTCCGGTGGTGAAACACCATACACCTGAAGAGGAAGATGACAAAAAGAAACTGGAAGAACTGAAGTTCCTCTATGATTACAACAGTACCGCGCTGCTGACAGAGTCCCGCAGGATACTGGACCAGGTGGCCGCCGTACTGAAACGTTATCCTGAGTGGAAGGTGGTGATCACCTCCTTCGCGGACAACCGCGGTAGTGACCAGTATAACACCGACCTGTCTGCGTTGCGTTGTTATGCGGTAATAGACTATCTGGCCAACAAAGGCATCGATCCCAAACGCCTTTACTACAGCAACAAAGGAGAGAAAGATCCGGTGAACGGCTGTAAGGACGGCGTGCCTTGTAAAGAAGAAGATTATAAGCAGAACAGGCGTTCTGAGCTGCGGATAAAATGGTAA
- a CDS encoding type IX secretion system membrane protein PorP/SprF gives MQKVLRAGIMVLLLAISMKGAAQQNIQFSQYIFNGLSVNPAYAGYKEDLYVNAIYRHQWAGFPGAPRTGGISLDGVTPASDKKVGLGMQMLFDKSGPQDALSLYGSYSYRIPLDDEDTRRLCLGIGAGVTQYSIDGTALQYIDNEDAAIPLGKKSVWVPDARFGIYYYTPRFYAGASVMDLFSLYTDASRYNWKGNNYSTIRKTQHLYITTGAMFPLGENLQLKPSILIKEDFKGPTNVDINAFLLIGEKLWVGASYRTGVGIWRKTNLQKDLSELDAASVMVEFYATEKLRIGYAYDLTINKMAGYQGGSHEISLGFLIPSKNYTVKNPRYF, from the coding sequence ATGCAAAAAGTACTCAGAGCGGGAATAATGGTCTTGCTGCTGGCAATAAGCATGAAGGGCGCGGCGCAACAGAACATACAGTTCAGCCAGTACATCTTCAACGGGTTAAGTGTTAACCCGGCCTATGCGGGTTATAAGGAAGACTTGTATGTGAATGCCATTTATCGTCATCAGTGGGCCGGGTTCCCCGGAGCACCCCGTACGGGCGGAATATCGCTCGACGGGGTGACGCCCGCCAGCGATAAAAAAGTAGGCCTGGGCATGCAGATGTTATTTGACAAATCGGGGCCGCAGGACGCGCTGTCGCTCTATGGTTCCTACTCGTACCGCATTCCGCTGGACGATGAAGATACCCGGAGGCTTTGTCTCGGTATAGGCGCCGGCGTTACCCAGTACTCTATCGATGGTACGGCGCTGCAATACATCGATAATGAAGATGCGGCCATACCGCTGGGCAAAAAGAGCGTATGGGTGCCTGATGCCCGCTTTGGCATCTACTATTATACGCCCCGCTTTTATGCCGGCGCTTCCGTGATGGACTTGTTTTCACTCTATACCGATGCGTCGCGTTATAACTGGAAAGGCAACAACTATTCCACCATCCGGAAAACACAGCACCTGTATATTACCACCGGTGCTATGTTTCCGCTGGGGGAGAACCTGCAGCTGAAACCATCGATCCTGATCAAGGAAGATTTTAAAGGACCTACCAACGTGGACATTAACGCTTTCCTGTTGATAGGAGAGAAGTTGTGGGTGGGTGCGTCTTACCGTACCGGTGTGGGCATATGGAGAAAAACCAACCTGCAGAAAGACCTGAGCGAACTGGACGCCGCCAGTGTAATGGTGGAGTTTTACGCCACCGAAAAGCTGCGTATCGGGTATGCCTACGATCTGACCATCAATAAGATGGCCGGTTACCAGGGAGGTTCCCACGAGATATCCCTGGGCTTTCTGATCCCCTCAAAAAATTATACAGTTAAGAACCCACGGTATTTTTAA
- a CDS encoding alkene reductase, with amino-acid sequence MSINIFGPATVGLLQLNNRIAMAPMTRARNADGIPNDNNALYYAQRAGAGLIITEGVAISDTAKGVLYIPGLYTREQVEGWKKVTAAVHAKGGKIFAQLWHVGRVSHTSNQPGGKPPVAPSDIQAAQSKAWGYDGNGKEGFVTASKPRALATAEVAHIAQDFALAAKNAAAAGFDGVELHGANGYLIEQFLNPHVNNRTDRYGGSIENRSRFLLEAIDASIAEIGASRVAIRLTPYGGLHELPHYDEIEATYAYLAKELSARKIAYIHMMDQQSRGSFALPEGFLERFRSWYDGTIILAGGMDREKSERLINAGTIDIAAFGESFIANPDLVDRLQHNWPLTPPKRELHYGLTMEGYIDWKTYEHKATACETA; translated from the coding sequence ATGAGCATAAACATTTTTGGACCGGCCACTGTCGGTCTGCTGCAACTGAACAACCGTATCGCGATGGCCCCTATGACAAGGGCCAGGAACGCAGATGGTATTCCTAACGACAACAATGCCCTGTATTATGCCCAGCGCGCCGGCGCCGGGCTGATCATAACAGAAGGCGTGGCCATATCAGACACCGCCAAAGGCGTGCTGTACATCCCGGGACTGTATACCAGGGAACAGGTGGAAGGCTGGAAGAAAGTCACCGCCGCAGTCCATGCAAAAGGCGGTAAAATATTTGCCCAGCTGTGGCATGTGGGAAGAGTTTCCCATACGTCCAACCAGCCAGGCGGAAAGCCGCCCGTTGCCCCGTCAGACATACAGGCGGCGCAATCCAAAGCCTGGGGATATGACGGGAACGGCAAAGAAGGCTTTGTGACCGCTTCTAAACCCCGTGCGCTGGCTACGGCAGAGGTAGCGCACATCGCGCAGGATTTTGCGCTGGCAGCTAAAAACGCGGCCGCTGCCGGTTTTGACGGCGTAGAGCTTCACGGTGCCAACGGCTACCTGATTGAGCAGTTTTTGAATCCGCATGTCAACAACCGGACAGACCGTTATGGCGGCAGCATAGAGAACCGCAGCCGTTTTCTGCTGGAAGCCATTGATGCCAGCATTGCTGAGATAGGGGCTTCCAGAGTGGCCATCCGGCTTACGCCCTATGGCGGCCTGCATGAACTGCCGCATTATGATGAAATTGAGGCCACCTACGCCTATCTGGCCAAGGAATTGTCCGCAAGGAAAATTGCCTATATCCACATGATGGACCAGCAGTCACGCGGCAGCTTTGCTTTGCCCGAAGGTTTCCTGGAGAGGTTCCGCAGCTGGTACGATGGCACTATTATACTGGCCGGCGGTATGGACCGTGAAAAGTCCGAAAGGCTGATCAATGCCGGCACGATCGACATCGCGGCCTTCGGCGAGTCTTTCATTGCCAACCCCGACCTGGTGGACCGGCTGCAGCACAACTGGCCGCTGACGCCGCCTAAGCGTGAGCTGCATTACGGCCTGACAATGGAAGGTTACATCGATTGGAAAACATATGAGCACAAAGCAACAGCATGCGAAACAGCGTAA
- a CDS encoding MFS transporter, whose protein sequence is MRNSVIDKRILPLTIGGLGIGTTEFAIMGLLPDIARSFNINIPQAGHFISAYAIGVVLGAPLLVGYSVKFPPKKVLMAMMALFTFFNGLSALAPGYTAMMLLRFLSGLPHGAFFGVGAVVASRIAGKGKEARYIALMFTGLTVANLAMVPLVTYIGHTFHWRWYFAVVSGIGLLTFISLRWWLPAMDGKNDAGNIAGELRFLKNKQSWYVLLITAIGFGGLFTWFSYITPLMTEVSGISQGNMAYIMVLAGGGMVVGNLLGGYLADRIGAARTSALLLFLMMTALVGVFFFSTSTAASVVLTFLCGGLSMSVAAPVNMMMMRAAPGGEMMAAAFMQAAFNVANALGAYLGGIPLEYGMPYTYPSLVGVGMALIGLVIALRYMTQFGHQPVMMHEKRMLSH, encoded by the coding sequence ATGCGAAACAGCGTAATAGATAAAAGGATATTGCCGCTGACTATTGGCGGCCTGGGGATAGGCACTACAGAATTTGCGATCATGGGACTGTTGCCCGATATTGCCCGGTCTTTTAACATCAATATTCCGCAGGCGGGGCATTTTATCTCCGCCTACGCCATCGGGGTGGTGCTGGGCGCTCCGCTGCTGGTGGGCTATTCGGTGAAATTTCCACCGAAGAAAGTGCTGATGGCGATGATGGCGCTGTTTACCTTTTTTAACGGGTTATCGGCGCTGGCGCCGGGATATACCGCCATGATGTTGCTGCGGTTTCTGTCCGGTCTTCCACACGGCGCCTTTTTCGGCGTAGGGGCGGTAGTAGCCTCTCGCATTGCAGGGAAAGGGAAGGAGGCCCGGTATATCGCGCTGATGTTTACAGGCCTTACAGTGGCCAACCTGGCCATGGTGCCGCTGGTGACATATATCGGGCATACGTTCCACTGGCGCTGGTATTTTGCGGTGGTCAGCGGAATAGGATTGCTGACGTTTATATCGCTTCGATGGTGGCTGCCCGCTATGGACGGGAAGAACGACGCAGGCAATATTGCCGGGGAACTTCGTTTCCTGAAAAACAAGCAAAGCTGGTATGTGCTGCTGATCACGGCCATTGGCTTCGGCGGCCTTTTTACCTGGTTCAGTTACATCACGCCGCTGATGACGGAGGTATCCGGCATCAGTCAGGGCAACATGGCCTATATCATGGTGCTGGCCGGCGGCGGCATGGTGGTGGGCAATCTGCTGGGCGGCTACCTGGCCGACCGGATAGGGGCTGCACGCACCAGCGCGCTGCTACTGTTTCTTATGATGACGGCATTGGTGGGCGTATTCTTCTTTTCCACCTCCACGGCGGCATCAGTGGTGCTGACTTTTTTATGTGGCGGGTTATCCATGTCTGTTGCGGCGCCGGTAAATATGATGATGATGCGGGCCGCGCCTGGCGGGGAAATGATGGCCGCTGCGTTTATGCAGGCTGCCTTTAACGTCGCTAATGCACTGGGCGCTTATCTGGGCGGCATACCACTGGAATACGGTATGCCCTATACGTACCCGTCGCTGGTAGGTGTGGGCATGGCGCTGATCGGGCTGGTGATCGCTTTAAGATATATGACGCAGTTTGGTCATCAGCCGGTGATGATGCATGAAAAGCGGATGTTAAGCCATTAA